A stretch of the Conger conger chromosome 3, fConCon1.1, whole genome shotgun sequence genome encodes the following:
- the zic3 gene encoding zinc finger protein ZIC 3, which translates to MTMLLDSGPQFSALGVGGFGTPRHHDIGNRDSALGLNPFGDSPHSAAFKLSPVTHDLASSQTSAFTPQASGYAAALGHHHGGQVGSYGGGAFNTTRDFLFRNRGAGIGESAAASAQHGIFSASAGSLHGPPGISENPGHLLFPGLHEQTVSHTSPSGHVVNSQMHLGLRGDIFGRPDPYRPVASPRTDPYGAAQLHNYNHPINMNMGMNVPTHHGPGAFFRYMRQPIKQEMSCKWIDENQMNRPKKTCDRTFSTMHEMVTHVSMEHVGGPEQSNHICFWEDCPREGKSFKAKYKLVNHIRVHTGEKPFPCPFPGCGKIFARSENLKIHKRTHTGEKPFKCEFDGCDRRFANSSDRKKHMHVHTSDKPYICKVCDKSYTHPSSLRKHMKVHESQGSESSPAASSGYESSTPPALVSTNTEDPTKTPPSAVQNTSAHSDGLPPNFNEWYV; encoded by the exons ATGACTATGCTCCTTGACAGCGGTCCTCAATTCTCGGCTCTAGGAGTTGGGGGCTTCGGAACGCCAAGACACCATGATATAGGGAACAGAGACTCAGCTCTAGGGCTGAATCCCTTCGGAGATTCACCCCATTCCGCAGCGTTCAAACTTAGCCCCGTAACTCACGATCTAGCTTCCAGCCAAACCTCCGCGTTCACACCACAAGCCTCCGGATACGCAGCTGCCCTTGGACACCACCACGGCGGGCAGGTGGGTTCGTATGGCGGTGGAGCCTTCAATACAACTCGGGACTTTTTGTTCAGAAACCGGGGCGCAGGCATTGGCGAATCCGCAGCAGCGAGTGCCCAGCATGGGATCTTTAGTGCTTCGGCAGGCAGTCTGCACGGACCCCCTGGAATCTCGGAAAACCCGGGACATCTGTTGTTTCCTGGGTTACATGAGCAGACCGTGAGCCACACTTCTCCAAGTGGACATGTAGTCAACAGTCAAATGCATCTGGGTTTACGCGGGGACATTTTTGGAAGACCTGATCCTTACCGCCCGGTTGCCAGCCCCAGGACGGATCCATACGGAGCTGCCCAGCTGCACAATTACAACCACCCGATCAACATGAACATGGGGATGAACGTACCAACACACCATGGTCCTGGGGCTTTCTTTAGATACATGAGGCAGCCCATTAAACAAGAAATGTCATGCAAGTGGATAGACGAGAACCAGATGAACCGACCCAAAAAGACTTGCGACAGGACTTTCAGTACAATGCACGAGATGGTGACACACGTCTCAATGGAGCACGTTGGCGGTCCCGAACAAAGTAACCACATTTGCTTTTGGGAGGACTGTCCCCGAGAAGGGAAATCTTTTAAGGCCAAATACAAACTCGTGAACCATATCAGAGTGCATACTGGGGAGAAACCATTTCCCTGCCCTTTCCCTGGCTGTGGAAAAATATTTGCCAGATCGGAAAATTTAAAAATTCACAAAAGAACGCATACAg GTGAAAAGCCGTTTAAGTGTGAATTCGATGGCTGCGACAGACGCTTCGCGAACAGCAGCGACAGGAAAAagcacatgcacgtgcacacgtCGGACAAGCCGTACATCTGCAAAGTGTGCGACAAGTCCTACACACATCCAAGCTCTCTCAGGAAACACATGAAG GTGCACGAGTCTCAAGGTTCAGAGTCCTCGCCAGCTGCTAGTTCTGGATACGAGTCGTCCACACCGCCAGCTCTGGTGTCAACGAACACTGAAGACCCGACAAAAACACCCCCATCAGCCGTGCAAAACACTTCAGCGCACAGTGACGGACTTCCGCCCAACTTTAATGAATGGTACGTTTGA
- the zic6 gene encoding zic family member 6 — translation MTSLPRFAGCPLSCVYPGESNTEPSVVLPPLAGEHMGHPTGSSLKLCPSHNLGDYPETRSSTYADYSVPHPADSGYSSYRLEQSPRGFIGGANLPGTRMPPVTDQLVPRSTQHGGIGRYRDLPGYREGRSHAIFTAYQEQAHGSSDATRDFSGQVMLSLPGDILTRTHPYGQALSGPRGSGQQLVTQFLDLYKPLNMAIQRGGDAFFRCSRQDLKRELVCKWMDGQNGAGKQPCSRTFGTMYELVTHVTVEHVGGPEQSEYVCHWQSCPREGKPFKAKYKLVNHVRVHTGEKPFPCPFHGCEKVFARSENLKIHKRTHTGEKPFKCEYEGCNRRFANSSDRKKHSHVHSSDKPYICKIRGCEKCYTHPSSLRKHMKLHCKAFMAKTSEGCGDDSEHLAEVTSPEVTDHQSAGSPKATVTRTLLPATSRDSLSPNARNASTLCPRVHHSYDNSLDYSTHRSPALLDPLLLQRGHFRTESAPYSSNQPGHNFAQSHRPFHTGSPLQKSIVNGWYTCYKGSESFSPKLCNDDV, via the exons ATGACAAGCCTCCCGAGGTTCGCTGGCTGCCCTCTTTCCTGCGTCTACCCCGGGGAGAGCAATACTGAACCCAGCGTGGTGCTGCCACCTTTGGCAGGGGAGCACATGGGACACCCCACTGGCAGTTCCTTAAAACTCTGCCCCTCGCACAATTTAGGAGACTACCCCGAGACAAGGTCCAGCACATATGCTGACTATTCCGTCCCCCATCCTGCAGACTCGGGATACTCCAGCTACCGGTTAGAACAGAGTCCTAGGGGCTTCATCGGTGGCGCCAACCTTCCTGGAACAAGAATGCCACCAGTCACTGATCAACTCGTACCAAGATCTACCCAACATGGCGGAATTGGAAGGTATCGTGACCTTCCCGGCTATAGAGAAGGCAGGAGCCACGCGATTTTCACTGCGTATCAGGAGCAGGCCCATGGCTCCTCCGACGCCACCCGAGACTTCAGCGGCCAAGTGATGTTGAGTCTGCCCGGGGATATTCTCACAAGAACGCACCCGTACGGCCAGGCGCTCAGTGGCCCAAGAGGCAGCGGCCAACAACTAGTTACCCAGTTCCTGGATCTCTACAAGCCGCTGAACATGGCCATACAGCGCGGGGGCGATGCTTTCTTCAGGTGCTCCAGGCAAGACCTGAAGCGCGAGCTGGTCTGTAAGTGGATGGACGGCCAAAATGGGGCCGGGAAGCAGCCGTGCTCGAGGACATTCGGGACCATGTATGAGCTGGTCACCCATGTAACGGTGGAGCACGTTGGGGGACCCGAGCAGTCTGAGTACGTTTGCCACTGGCAGAGCTGTCCCAGAGAGGGAAAGCCGTTCAAAGCCAAATACAAGCTGGTGAACCACGTCAGAGTCCACACTGGGGAAAAGCCATTCCCATGCCCCTTTCACGGCTGCGAGAAAGTTTTCGCAAGATCAGAAAATCTCAAGATCCACAAGAGAACGCACACAG GTGAAAAGCCGTTTAAATGTGAATACGAGGGCTGCAATCGGAGATTTGCAAACAGCAGTGACCGGAAGAAACACTCTCACGTGCATTCCAGCGACAAACCCTACATTTGTAAGATCAGAGGGTGCGAGAAGTGTTACACCCATCCCAGTTCCCTTCGCAAGCACATGAAGTTACACTGCAAGGCCTTCATGGCGAAAACCAGCGAGGGGTGTGGGGATGACAGTGAGCACCTTGCCGAGGTCACGTCACCCGAAGTAACGGATCATCAAAGTGCAGGCTCCCCTAAAGCGACAGTGACGCGCACACTTCTGCCTGCGACCTCGCGAGATTCATTATCCCCGAACGCTCGAAACGCTTCTACTCTGTGCCCACGCGTCCATCATTCATATGACAACAGTTTGGACTATTCTACGCATAGGTCACCGGCTCTCTTGGACCCCCTGCTGTTACAAAGGGGTCACTTTAGGACGGAGTCGGCACCATACTCATCCAACCAGCCGGGTCACAATTTCGCCCAGAGCCACCGGCCTTTTCATACCGGCTCGCCTCTCCAAAAAAGTATCGTCAACGGATGGTACACCTGTTATAAGGGTTCAGAGTCTTTCTCGCCAAAGCTGTGTAACGATGATGTATAG